The following are from one region of the Verrucomicrobiota bacterium genome:
- a CDS encoding type II toxin-antitoxin system RelE/ParE family toxin: MATNIVDQASFAETIPSFPSKGTFFHGHRRASNRRASVYGCRTVFSQASGRTLGANGSTNFYRQITSASRRVTDVQCGSKFDPLSRLTNVSFLVHFLHMKAERPLNVVFFKTEASGEPVREWLKSLAREECKGIGVDILTVQYAWPVGKPLVDYLGDGIWEVRSRLGNRIARTLFIEVDQEIVLLHGFIKKTQQTPKQDLDLAKKRRKQYLQAYEQKNSSRQ; the protein is encoded by the coding sequence GTGGCTACCAACATTGTCGACCAAGCTTCATTTGCAGAAACTATACCCTCATTTCCCAGCAAGGGAACGTTTTTCCACGGCCACCGCCGCGCATCCAACAGACGCGCGTCGGTGTATGGTTGTCGAACGGTGTTTTCCCAGGCTTCGGGCCGTACATTAGGTGCCAATGGCAGCACAAACTTCTATCGCCAAATCACCAGCGCGTCTCGGCGCGTTACTGATGTTCAATGCGGCAGTAAATTCGATCCATTATCCCGTTTGACAAATGTATCATTTCTGGTACATTTTTTGCATATGAAAGCGGAACGCCCGCTCAACGTGGTCTTTTTTAAAACGGAAGCCAGTGGCGAACCGGTGCGCGAGTGGCTTAAATCCCTCGCGCGCGAGGAATGCAAGGGCATCGGTGTTGATATCCTGACCGTGCAGTACGCTTGGCCGGTTGGCAAGCCATTGGTGGATTATTTGGGCGATGGCATTTGGGAAGTCCGATCACGACTGGGAAACCGGATCGCGCGAACGCTGTTTATCGAGGTGGACCAGGAAATCGTGCTATTGCACGGGTTCATCAAAAAAACGCAGCAGACGCCCAAGCAAGACCTTGACCTGGCCAAAAAACGACGAAAGCAATATTTGCAGGCTTATGAACAAAAGAACTCATCGCGGCAGTGA
- a CDS encoding XRE family transcriptional regulator, with protein sequence MNKRTHRGSDFQDFLKEEGIIEEVETRAIKQAIALQFAGLLEQQSLTKAEMAARMKTSRAAVDRLLDASNPSITLATLGKAAHVLGFKLKIELLPA encoded by the coding sequence ATGAACAAAAGAACTCATCGCGGCAGTGACTTCCAGGACTTCCTGAAAGAGGAGGGCATCATCGAAGAGGTGGAGACTCGCGCAATTAAGCAGGCCATAGCATTGCAATTTGCCGGATTGCTCGAACAACAATCATTGACCAAGGCCGAAATGGCGGCACGCATGAAAACCAGTCGTGCCGCCGTAGACCGGCTGCTGGATGCTTCGAATCCATCCATCACCCTCGCCACCTTGGGCAAGGCCGCTCATGTTTTGGGGTTCAAACTGAAAATTGAACTCCTGCCCGCATAA